The Mauremys reevesii isolate NIE-2019 linkage group 1, ASM1616193v1, whole genome shotgun sequence genome has a segment encoding these proteins:
- the FAM124A gene encoding protein FAM124A isoform X7, which yields MERKAGGEDDCVDSGAETGGSEYSHMSSTSSELSVEDNQDPFLVSIHIIADPGDSKVLQQAIDKLLAWIHPDLQLFRVSERRVSKKHRKSGKAAVSQPALAVILFLQEEYGEEPILQLHETFQRPPWHYHHTERVHGKFLPYMPCSQDFFTLAHGTPLWAIRPVHYGREIIRFAIYCRNENFIDIMKLYQLILKRPVCQKKTDFCVFPVYSNMDIDIQFSLKRLPKGQIPTPTESAVLEFRVDVGQLIPLLPNPCSPISEGRWQTEDHDGNKILLQNRHHRFDPFASWSSGCGQLWEVLLELAEHPYLLLSSAHFCRVECAQTISAM from the exons GTGAACTTTCTGTGGAAGACAATCAGgaccctttcctcgttagtatacaTATCATCGCAGACCCTGGTGACTCCAAAGTTCTCCAGCAAGCCATTGATAAACTGTTAGCATGGATCCATCCAGACCTCCAGTTGTTCCGAGTCTCAGAAAGACGGGTCTCAAAGAAGCACAGGAAGTCTGGTAAGGCTGCTGTTTCTCAGCCAGCCCTTGCAGTCATTCTGTTTCTGCAGGAGGAATATGGAGAAGAACCAATCTTACAGCTCCATGAAACCTTTCAGAGACCACCTTGGCATTACCACCATACAGAACGAGTGCATGGCAAGTTCCTCCCTTACATGCCATGCAGTCAGGACTTCTTCACTTTGGCCCATGGGACCCCTTTGTGGGCCATCCGACCAGTGCATTATGGGAGAGAAATTATCCGCTTTGCCATATACTGCAGGAATGAAAACTTTATTGACATTATGAAACTGTACCAGTTAATCCTGAAAAGACCGGTGTGTCAGAAAAAGACGGACTTTTGTGTCTTTCCTGTCTATTCTAACATGGATATAGACATTCAGTTCTCTTTAAAAAGACTccctaagggccagattccaaCCCCTACAGAGTCAGCGGTGCTGGAATTCCGAGTAGATGTTGGACAGCTTATTCCTCTCTTGCCCAATCCTTGTAGCCCAATCAGTGAAGGCAGGTGGCAAACAGAAGACCATGATGGGAATAAGATCCTTTTGCAG AACAGGCACCATAGGTTTGATCCTTTTGCTTCGTGGAGCTCAGGATGCGGACAGTTGTGGGAAGTTCTGCTTGAACTTGCTGAGCACCCATATCTCCTTCTGTCCTCTGCACACTTCTGCAGAGTTGAGTGTGCGCAGACCATCTCTGCAATGTAG